A window of the Lactuca sativa cultivar Salinas chromosome 5, Lsat_Salinas_v11, whole genome shotgun sequence genome harbors these coding sequences:
- the LOC128126140 gene encoding uncharacterized protein LOC128126140, giving the protein MERRLLNASSGGSLPDKTPTEIQNLIKNMAEDSKHSTYDEEWYTDAPRGVKEVQTPQIEAQLSELTKLVMMLAKDKCVQPTPRPCGICTQVGHPTDMCPQLQEEDYEEAKAMGGYSGANQRGYEQPRGDQRWNTNQGWGGNQQGNYQQNQSHQYQPRPPFPQNQPRPPFQPQNFQPRHPQQPPPQASSSSMSLEDIVKSLATSTQSFQQETKASIKRLEQKVSQLAQSVSKMESQGKLPSQTEKNPKHNACASTLRGGKSYERPRMPDDEEEEEKEIEVEEAVKEEEKKSTPKSKKLIESEVKVTPAPFPSRLASTKRETEDDEIMAMFRKVEINIPLLDAITKIPRYAKFLKELCTSKKKLKGNQTVKVGENVSAVLQNRLPKNARTRVFSRFLEKWVTFLYHVPCLILEHQLMFYPIQVIRQWELDLYQKPKLSFNLLIGLWYIRKVYWRTF; this is encoded by the coding sequence ATGGAAAGAAGGCTTCTCAATGCTTCTAGTGGTGGATCTTTGCCCGATAAGACTCCAACTGAGATCCAAAATCTAATTAAGAACATGGCCGAAGATTCCAAACATTCAACCtatgacgaagaatggtatacgGATGCACCCCGGGGTGTAAAAGAAGTACAAACTCCTCAGATTGAAGCTCAATTGTCCGAACTCACGAAATTAGTCATGATGTTGGCCAAAGACAAATGTGTGCAGCCCACACCCCGCCCATGCGGTATTTGCACCCAAGTGGGGCATCCAACCGATATGTGCCCACAACTTCAAGAGGAAGATTATGAAGAAGCGAAAGCCATGGGAGGCTATTCAGGGGCAAATCAGAGAGGTTATGAGCAACCAAGAGGTGATCAGCGATGGAACACTAATCAAGGGTGGGGAGGCAATCAACAAGGGAATTATCAGCAAAATCAATCGCATCAATATCAACCAAGACCACCATTTCCTCAAAATCAACCACGACCACCATTCCAACCTCAAAATTTCCAACCAAGGCATCCACAACAACCCCCTCCACAAGCAAGTTCTTCAAGTATGTCCTTAGAAGACATAGTAAAAAGCCTTGCCACAAGTACTCAAAGCTTTCAACAAGAAACCAAAGCAAGCATAAAAAGGCTGGAGCAAAAAGTATCACAACTTGCTCAATCCGTGAGTAAGATGGAGTCGCAAGGCAAACTACCCTCTCAAACGGAGAAGAACCCAAAACACAATGCGTGTGCAAGTACACTAAGAGGTGGGAAAAGCTATGAGCGTCCAAGGATGccggatgatgaagaagaagaagagaaagagattGAGGTGGAAGAAGCTGTcaaagaagaggaaaagaagAGTACTCCAAAGTCCAAGAAGCTAATAGAATCCGAAGTGAAAGTCACACCAGCTCCATTTCCTTCAAGGCTGGCAAGCACCAAAAGAGAAACGGAAGATGATGAAATCATGGCCATGTTTCGAAAGGTTGAAATCAATATCCCTCTTTTAGATGCCATTACAAAGATTCCTAGATATgctaagttccttaaggaactttgcacATCTAAGAAAAAGCTTAAAGGAAATCAAACTGTGAAGGTTGGCGAAAATGTCTCAGCCGTGTTACAAAATCGGCTACCAAAAAATGCAAGGACCCGAGTTTTTTCACGTTTCCTTGAAAAATGGGTAACCTTTTTGTACCACGTGCCATGCTTGATCTTGGAGCATCAATTAATGTTTTACCCTATTCAAGTTATAAGACAATGGGAATTGGACCTTTATCAAAAACCAAAGTTATCATTCAACTTGTTGATCGGTCTTTGGTACATCCGAAAGGTGTATTGGAGGACGTTTTAG